In Brevundimonas subvibrioides, a genomic segment contains:
- a CDS encoding TonB-dependent receptor: MILRSILFGTVAMGAMATSALAQTPSTSQETVVDEVVVTGFRRSLQAAIDVKRNENSIVDSISAEDIADFPDLNLAESLQRVPGVQIDRDGGEGRSINVRGLSSDFVRVRLNGLEALATTGGRDQGRANRNRGFDFNVFASELFNSITVRKSQEASVNEGSLGATVDLQTARPFDYSGFTFAAGTQATYNDLSENTGPRATALISNRWLDGRLGALVSAAYSKRETFEDGSSSVGFRVPADDGCVPTSVAGVITSYVNSTRCYQSVGTITTADGRTLTGLAAQAAAHLAAHPRIPRYGRITYDRERLGVTGSIQFDVSDRTRLTFDSLYAKLDQTRNEEFLEIISPAREAGVQGFRAMDLVRGVIDDNATLISATFDDVDARSEQRIDILSTKFTQNALTLTHDFTDTFRFRGLVGSSEAIGTNPQQTTVSFDRYDVDGYSYDYSGDVNVPSINYGFDVTNPANWSLSSSAALGDASIIRLRPNRTENTYDTLEAEFTWDFNDSLTLRAGGSQKEFGFSVVEDRKAVEAVPATAIALLAARGITIDQYSTRVTGLSRGSLTLPGSTPSSFVIPDIARLDALIGFSCNCVNEFGDFRVTPFAGETRAVSETSKGIFLQADFQTSLMDMPVRGNLGVRYVETEVNATGLLGTRELNLTNTYKDTLPALNVSIEPISDLIVRFAAAKVMARPALNQLTPGGTVAQGVADVTLTVGNPFLDPIRATNYDLSVEWYPYDEALFSFALFHKSIDSFVQTTRERLPFSETGFPNDILPAGVLPSSDVIFTSSRNTPGGDLDGFEITLQTPFNFLPERFRGFGGLFNYTQVESEIEYIVSATLGTTTRQPIVGQSPSSWSGTLYYEKGPFEARVSATYRDEYLIRVPGANSNDVEGKAESTNIDMSMSYDIGDSLTLSFEGINLTDQYDERWINSQRKNNLNYEHTGREFVFGVRYRY; encoded by the coding sequence ATGATTCTGCGATCCATTCTGTTCGGCACTGTCGCGATGGGTGCCATGGCGACAAGCGCTTTGGCCCAGACGCCATCCACGTCGCAGGAAACAGTGGTCGATGAGGTGGTCGTCACCGGCTTCCGTCGGTCGCTGCAGGCCGCGATCGATGTGAAGCGCAACGAGAACTCGATCGTCGACTCCATCAGCGCCGAGGATATCGCCGACTTCCCCGACCTCAATCTCGCCGAATCGCTTCAGCGCGTCCCCGGGGTGCAGATCGATCGTGACGGCGGCGAGGGCCGCTCGATCAACGTCCGGGGCTTGAGCTCCGACTTCGTCCGGGTTCGCCTGAATGGCCTGGAAGCCCTGGCAACCACCGGCGGCCGCGACCAGGGGCGCGCCAACCGCAACCGGGGTTTCGACTTCAACGTCTTCGCCTCGGAGCTGTTCAACAGCATCACCGTGCGCAAATCTCAGGAAGCCTCGGTCAACGAGGGTTCGCTGGGGGCCACCGTCGATCTTCAGACCGCCCGTCCGTTCGACTATTCGGGCTTCACCTTCGCCGCGGGAACCCAGGCCACCTACAATGACCTGTCGGAAAACACAGGCCCCCGGGCAACCGCACTGATCAGCAATCGCTGGCTGGATGGCCGTCTCGGTGCGCTCGTCTCCGCCGCCTACAGCAAGCGCGAAACTTTCGAGGACGGCTCCAGCTCGGTCGGCTTCCGCGTCCCTGCCGACGACGGCTGCGTGCCGACCTCGGTGGCCGGGGTCATCACCTCCTACGTCAACTCGACGCGCTGCTATCAGTCGGTCGGGACGATCACGACCGCAGACGGCCGCACGCTGACGGGTCTCGCGGCCCAGGCAGCGGCCCATCTGGCGGCTCATCCGCGCATTCCGCGCTATGGCCGCATCACCTACGATCGCGAGCGCCTGGGTGTCACCGGGTCCATCCAGTTCGACGTGTCGGACCGCACGCGACTGACGTTCGATTCGCTTTACGCCAAGCTGGACCAGACCCGGAACGAGGAGTTCCTGGAGATCATCAGCCCCGCGCGTGAAGCGGGCGTCCAGGGCTTCCGGGCCATGGATCTGGTCCGCGGTGTGATCGACGACAATGCCACCCTGATCAGCGCGACCTTCGACGACGTTGACGCCCGCTCCGAACAGCGCATCGATATTCTGTCGACGAAGTTCACCCAGAACGCACTGACCCTGACCCACGATTTCACCGACACCTTCCGTTTCCGCGGGCTCGTCGGCAGCTCCGAGGCGATCGGGACCAACCCCCAGCAGACGACGGTCTCGTTCGATCGCTATGACGTCGACGGCTACAGCTACGACTATTCCGGCGACGTGAATGTGCCGTCGATCAACTACGGCTTCGATGTCACGAACCCGGCCAACTGGTCGCTCAGCTCGTCGGCCGCGCTGGGTGACGCCTCGATCATCCGTCTGCGTCCGAACCGGACGGAGAATACCTACGACACCCTGGAAGCCGAGTTCACCTGGGACTTCAACGACAGCCTCACGCTGCGCGCCGGCGGATCGCAGAAGGAGTTCGGCTTCTCGGTGGTCGAGGATCGCAAGGCGGTCGAGGCCGTTCCGGCAACCGCCATCGCCCTTCTGGCGGCGCGCGGGATCACGATCGACCAGTATTCGACCCGCGTCACCGGCCTGAGCCGGGGGTCCCTGACCCTGCCGGGCTCCACGCCGTCGAGCTTTGTCATCCCCGACATTGCCAGACTCGATGCCCTGATCGGTTTCAGCTGTAACTGCGTCAATGAATTCGGCGACTTCCGGGTCACGCCGTTCGCGGGCGAAACGCGCGCCGTGAGCGAGACGTCCAAAGGCATCTTCCTCCAGGCCGACTTCCAGACGTCGCTGATGGACATGCCGGTCCGGGGCAACCTCGGCGTCCGCTATGTCGAGACGGAAGTGAATGCGACCGGTCTGCTCGGAACCCGTGAGCTCAACCTCACCAACACCTACAAGGACACCCTGCCCGCGCTGAACGTCTCCATCGAGCCGATCAGCGACCTGATCGTGCGCTTCGCCGCCGCCAAGGTCATGGCGCGGCCGGCCCTGAACCAGCTCACCCCCGGCGGCACGGTCGCCCAGGGCGTTGCGGACGTCACCCTGACTGTCGGTAACCCGTTCCTGGATCCCATCCGCGCCACCAACTACGATCTGAGCGTGGAATGGTATCCCTACGACGAGGCCCTGTTCAGCTTCGCCCTGTTCCACAAGTCCATCGACTCCTTCGTCCAGACGACGCGCGAGCGTCTGCCCTTCTCGGAGACGGGTTTCCCGAACGACATCCTCCCGGCCGGCGTCCTGCCGTCGTCCGACGTCATCTTCACCTCCAGCCGCAACACGCCCGGCGGGGACCTGGACGGCTTCGAGATCACGCTGCAGACGCCGTTCAACTTCCTGCCCGAGAGGTTCCGGGGTTTCGGCGGCCTGTTCAACTACACCCAGGTCGAGTCCGAGATCGAATACATCGTCAGCGCGACCCTGGGCACCACGACCCGGCAGCCGATCGTCGGCCAGTCGCCCTCGTCCTGGAGCGGCACGCTCTACTATGAAAAGGGACCGTTCGAGGCGCGGGTTTCGGCCACCTATCGTGACGAGTATCTGATCCGCGTTCCGGGGGCCAACAGCAACGACGTCGAAGGCAAGGCCGAGTCGACCAACATCGACATGTCGATGTCCTACGACATCGGCGACAGCCTGACGCTCTCGTTCGAGGGGATCAACCTGACCGACCAGTATGACGAGCGGTGGATCAACAGCCAGCGCAAGAACAACCTGAACTACGAACACACCGGCCGCGAGTTCGTGTTCGGGGTTCGCTACCGGTACTGA
- a CDS encoding RHS repeat domain-containing protein — MGLAQAVEQYGYDSLGRLIAVDRSSQTNTAYRYDAAGNRTTVTTLNQMEAVWQAESLPHVIGYGIPGGWEASAGLGSGFMTYGPYTPATPTGLNIASWRIKVDSHTYPDTGDVVALDIWDATAGVSLGSAGFDRRAFTASDTYQYLDVPFALVAASSGHQLEFRTWSTGRATVGVDALGYRRAGSAWSGTDSSIYHVVGRAAADGWAASVTDPAGHMTYGPYAAAPVGARTAIWRMRINDNTSPDTSPIVTIDIWDASAGQSLGTRTLKRQDWKQASQFQLFEIPFVLDPARAGHALEYRTYFHRNANVVLNWVGYR; from the coding sequence GTGGGTTTGGCGCAGGCGGTCGAGCAGTATGGATATGACAGCCTTGGTCGGCTGATCGCCGTCGATCGCTCGTCCCAGACCAACACCGCCTATCGCTACGATGCTGCGGGCAACCGGACCACGGTCACCACGCTCAATCAGATGGAGGCCGTCTGGCAGGCAGAAAGCCTTCCCCACGTCATCGGCTACGGGATTCCGGGAGGCTGGGAGGCCTCGGCCGGGCTCGGTTCGGGCTTCATGACCTACGGCCCCTATACGCCCGCGACGCCGACGGGTCTGAACATCGCCAGCTGGCGCATCAAGGTCGACAGCCACACCTACCCCGACACGGGCGATGTGGTGGCGCTGGACATCTGGGACGCCACCGCCGGGGTCAGCCTCGGGTCCGCGGGCTTTGATCGCCGCGCATTCACGGCCAGCGACACCTATCAGTATCTGGACGTGCCCTTCGCGCTCGTGGCTGCGTCGAGCGGGCACCAGCTGGAGTTCCGGACCTGGTCCACGGGACGGGCGACGGTCGGGGTAGACGCTCTCGGGTACCGCCGTGCCGGTTCGGCCTGGTCCGGGACGGACAGTTCGATCTATCACGTCGTCGGTCGCGCGGCCGCTGACGGGTGGGCTGCCAGCGTTACGGACCCGGCGGGGCACATGACCTACGGGCCCTATGCGGCCGCCCCGGTTGGCGCGCGCACTGCGATCTGGCGGATGCGCATCAACGACAACACCAGCCCCGATACCTCACCGATCGTCACGATCGACATCTGGGACGCCAGCGCGGGGCAGTCCCTGGGCACGCGGACCCTGAAGCGTCAGGACTGGAAGCAGGCCAGTCAGTTCCAGCTGTTCGAGATCCCCTTCGTGCTCGACCCCGCCCGGGCCGGCCACGCCCTCGAATACCGAACCTACTTCCACCGCAACGCCAACGTCGTCCTCAACTGGGTGGGCTACCGATGA
- a CDS encoding LamG-like jellyroll fold domain-containing protein codes for MRTFIGRLGWLALCVAIGSPGGAVARQVTGPPDGLLFHMSADNSVVADLARGQAEPTFADRIAVRPTGGARGGYLEGSDDQQLAWSAPGNILAQRGTVAFDWRARYATGPTPFVLFRVGYANHSSWDMTFLRIDWNGSGFDAFVTDANLARVRVSYTLPVAPDPDHWTHLAFTWDETTGIALFVDGERVAAEATSAPLDAALDQFGTAARIVSPIQVHSRYSFTRGSDYDDLRIYERALSGAEIGAMRRPGNADAPPPAQASRPWQDAWNRRFGFDQGPAPYLADDVTTIRRVEFTDQRDVAQRHWKGNDGIRETTWPGVYNRSRLPGRSDYFILPDWNVYSMGGRSATWFLPQEPWNQVEIQGAAYGDVAAVDARINASRVIDTSPPRGLFQRPQGAERTSTRLPAQQGGALRFINTEPETPIQEIGVYNVTAGDSPQSLGDYRYVVRSAVEPSYVAIDDVTAFIAGRYPQEERDTVVALPDSAPGLARATPLTRSRPIVHVVVPIDFRRGRPGGPLIRNVSTLSFQEAGGLDGIVLDIPALTATPDAAGLISLNIRVKDPTWPLRDLLDINVSVRPGEARTVFLDTRDRILDNDHSLYLTVAAAASDFSARSLDGMGVRLIFKTRDAARAEHVADRLMQIKDSYGFLVEERQITRDLALFDRFYRDLTDLLRIDPDNVEGRAYWSEWNAAQPLPDFVQPVPPAGVPLWAFRQVETLKQVRHFVNWWIDNRQVDGEFGGGISDDTDLTNQWVGPALMGVDPDKLNASVNALVEASYRNGMWDDGLNRIQTDELHTYEEGINAISQAALLNRGDPVAVERLMATARRYADITAINAAGHRHIISSNFGGSRFARETPWDWSKGQSHLILHPGMLLVDYNGSPELRSLLLELADGYVAHRQTGADGTISWPADINWTTDAQRGSGLGPTAMLLWSAWRWTGAAAYLEPLGDPASSAEFASINSDVGRDLGRPELDQRYVDLANAPDAPSDALTFAAAETGNREPLERLYARELQSASVRMRMQTEDHWWTDRVEVPSVQLQRARLGGVAHARNRIVPGHRISWRFDDPEDALRTAILVREPAADGFRVVVWNLSNRPVRAAITGAEIQPGTWRVTQGPDGDGDDRADTAEARTVPFGPGEPLPLILPPGASVLELQLVEAGPAMAIRPDVGISRSDVTINGHQMTMNVHSLGSVASPSGRVVVETTQGVPLTGAPFEALEAPNDLRPKVQTVTLTLPSSVPTGSRVRLVLDGEPLEISRQNNVVPYAP; via the coding sequence ATGCGGACGTTCATCGGCCGGCTGGGCTGGCTTGCGTTATGCGTCGCGATTGGGTCGCCGGGCGGAGCGGTCGCCCGGCAGGTCACGGGTCCGCCCGATGGCCTGCTCTTTCACATGTCGGCCGACAACAGTGTGGTGGCGGACCTTGCCAGGGGTCAGGCCGAGCCGACATTCGCCGACAGGATCGCCGTGAGACCGACCGGCGGGGCCCGGGGTGGCTACCTCGAAGGGAGCGATGATCAGCAACTGGCCTGGTCCGCGCCCGGCAACATCCTTGCGCAACGGGGTACGGTCGCATTCGACTGGCGGGCCCGGTATGCGACCGGTCCGACGCCGTTCGTCCTGTTCCGCGTCGGCTATGCCAACCATTCCAGCTGGGACATGACGTTCCTGCGCATCGACTGGAACGGCTCCGGCTTCGACGCTTTCGTCACCGACGCCAATCTGGCCCGGGTGCGTGTATCCTACACCTTGCCGGTCGCGCCGGATCCCGATCACTGGACCCACCTCGCCTTCACCTGGGACGAGACGACCGGCATCGCGCTGTTCGTCGACGGCGAACGCGTCGCGGCCGAGGCGACCTCTGCGCCGCTGGACGCGGCTCTCGATCAGTTCGGCACGGCAGCCCGCATCGTGTCGCCGATACAGGTTCACAGCCGCTACAGCTTCACGCGCGGGTCCGACTACGATGATCTGAGGATCTACGAACGGGCCCTGTCCGGGGCCGAGATCGGCGCGATGCGACGACCGGGAAACGCCGATGCCCCGCCACCGGCACAGGCATCCCGGCCCTGGCAGGATGCGTGGAACCGTCGCTTCGGCTTCGATCAGGGCCCAGCCCCGTATCTGGCGGATGACGTCACGACCATTCGTCGCGTCGAGTTCACGGATCAACGCGACGTCGCGCAGCGGCACTGGAAGGGCAACGACGGCATCCGGGAGACCACATGGCCCGGCGTCTACAATCGTTCACGCCTGCCCGGGCGGAGCGACTATTTCATCCTGCCGGACTGGAACGTCTATTCGATGGGCGGCCGGTCTGCGACCTGGTTCCTGCCGCAGGAGCCATGGAACCAGGTGGAAATCCAGGGCGCAGCCTATGGCGACGTGGCTGCCGTCGACGCCCGGATCAACGCCAGCCGCGTGATCGATACGTCGCCGCCGCGAGGTCTGTTTCAACGCCCGCAGGGTGCCGAACGCACCTCGACGCGCCTGCCTGCCCAGCAGGGCGGCGCACTGCGCTTCATCAACACGGAGCCAGAAACCCCCATTCAGGAGATCGGCGTCTACAACGTGACGGCGGGTGACAGTCCTCAAAGCCTCGGCGACTACCGCTACGTCGTCCGCAGCGCGGTCGAGCCAAGCTATGTCGCCATCGACGACGTGACGGCTTTCATTGCAGGCCGCTATCCACAGGAGGAGCGCGACACGGTCGTCGCCCTGCCCGACAGCGCGCCAGGCCTGGCCCGCGCCACGCCCCTGACGAGAAGTCGGCCGATCGTCCATGTCGTGGTGCCGATCGATTTCCGCCGCGGCCGACCGGGCGGTCCCCTGATCCGCAATGTGTCGACCCTGAGTTTTCAGGAGGCGGGTGGTCTGGATGGCATCGTGCTCGACATTCCTGCCCTGACCGCCACGCCGGATGCCGCGGGCCTGATCTCGCTGAACATACGGGTCAAGGACCCCACCTGGCCGCTGCGGGATCTGCTCGACATCAACGTCTCTGTCCGCCCGGGGGAGGCCCGGACCGTCTTTCTCGACACCCGGGACCGCATACTGGACAACGATCACAGCCTGTACCTGACCGTGGCCGCCGCCGCTTCCGACTTCAGTGCCCGGAGCCTGGACGGCATGGGCGTCCGCCTGATCTTCAAGACCCGCGACGCTGCGCGTGCCGAGCATGTCGCCGACCGCCTGATGCAGATCAAGGACAGCTACGGCTTTCTGGTCGAGGAACGCCAGATCACGCGGGACCTGGCGCTGTTCGACCGGTTCTATCGCGACCTGACCGATCTGCTGAGGATCGATCCGGACAATGTCGAGGGCCGGGCCTACTGGAGCGAATGGAACGCGGCCCAGCCCCTGCCCGACTTCGTCCAGCCGGTCCCTCCCGCCGGCGTTCCCCTGTGGGCCTTCCGTCAGGTGGAGACGCTGAAGCAGGTGCGCCATTTCGTGAACTGGTGGATCGACAACCGCCAGGTCGACGGTGAGTTCGGAGGCGGGATTTCCGACGATACGGACCTGACCAATCAATGGGTTGGCCCGGCCCTGATGGGTGTCGATCCGGACAAACTCAACGCCTCGGTGAATGCACTCGTCGAAGCGAGCTATCGCAATGGCATGTGGGACGACGGCCTGAACCGGATCCAGACCGACGAGCTTCACACTTACGAGGAAGGCATCAACGCCATCAGTCAGGCGGCATTGCTGAACCGCGGCGATCCCGTCGCTGTCGAGCGGCTGATGGCGACGGCGCGGCGTTATGCCGACATCACGGCGATCAACGCGGCCGGCCATCGGCACATCATCTCGAGCAACTTCGGCGGTTCGCGGTTCGCCCGCGAAACGCCATGGGACTGGTCGAAGGGCCAGTCGCATCTGATCCTGCATCCGGGGATGCTTCTGGTTGACTACAACGGCTCTCCGGAACTGAGGTCGCTGCTGCTCGAACTGGCGGACGGTTACGTCGCCCATCGCCAGACCGGTGCCGACGGGACGATCTCCTGGCCGGCGGACATAAACTGGACGACGGATGCACAGCGCGGGTCCGGGCTTGGGCCGACCGCAATGTTGCTGTGGTCTGCATGGCGGTGGACGGGTGCCGCTGCCTATCTGGAGCCACTGGGAGACCCGGCGAGCTCGGCGGAGTTCGCGAGTATCAACAGCGACGTGGGCCGCGACCTGGGCCGGCCGGAGCTCGATCAGCGCTATGTGGACCTGGCCAACGCACCGGACGCACCGTCCGATGCCCTGACCTTCGCTGCCGCCGAAACAGGAAACCGTGAGCCGCTGGAACGCCTGTATGCCCGCGAGCTTCAGTCGGCCTCCGTGCGCATGCGCATGCAGACCGAGGACCACTGGTGGACCGACCGCGTGGAGGTGCCCAGCGTGCAATTGCAGCGCGCGAGGCTGGGCGGCGTCGCTCACGCCCGCAACCGCATCGTTCCGGGCCACAGGATCAGCTGGCGCTTCGACGATCCCGAAGACGCTCTCAGAACGGCCATCCTCGTGCGCGAACCGGCCGCAGACGGGTTTCGCGTCGTCGTCTGGAACCTGTCGAACCGGCCCGTGCGCGCGGCGATCACGGGGGCTGAAATCCAGCCTGGAACCTGGCGTGTCACTCAGGGGCCGGATGGGGACGGTGATGACCGTGCCGACACGGCGGAGGCCCGGACGGTCCCGTTCGGACCCGGCGAGCCCTTGCCGCTGATCCTGCCGCCCGGTGCGAGTGTTCTGGAGCTCCAGCTTGTCGAGGCCGGGCCGGCGATGGCGATCCGTCCGGATGTCGGGATCAGCCGGTCCGATGTGACCATCAACGGCCATCAGATGACGATGAACGTTCACAGCCTTGGGTCCGTCGCCTCACCCTCGGGGCGGGTGGTCGTGGAAACGACGCAGGGCGTGCCCCTTACCGGCGCCCCGTTCGAAGCGCTGGAGGCCCCGAACGATCTTCGGCCGAAGGTCCAGACGGTGACCCTGACGCTTCCGTCATCGGTACCGACCGGCAGCCGGGTCCGGCTGGTTCTTGACGGCGAACCGCTCGAGATCAGCCGCCAGAACAATGTGGTCCCGTATGCGCCCTAG
- a CDS encoding alginate lyase family protein codes for MVGQVAPGTTGRSRPVSRAVFCLLAGFLIMLAAAAHDGARAEGQSMPPVLIGEPASGFALFGPGAEDRLPTYVGTLSADSVIANATVGLSRPPGAIPVIHTEGTLPGRGIREISGRAREDFPISLSLGLAYRLTGERRYAERAEVYLMAWAETYRWSFNPIDETGFDTLIMTTDLVSDALTPEGKTRIDAFWRALSVGYLDAMDGTPINAGTNWQSHRIKLATLAAYRVGDPVLIERARAAYRRHVSNNILADATVHDFHERDAIHYVTYNLDPLMTAALAARVHGEDWFGWRNPAGASARDAVSWLLPYADGRLTHQEFVNSRIKFDADRARAGQPGYAGMWDRAGAINTLGIASLLEPGFCDPYDALKQATGRPAAVWIDWLGPASANLAVCAPPRRT; via the coding sequence ATGGTAGGCCAGGTCGCGCCCGGAACAACAGGACGGTCGCGGCCGGTATCGCGCGCCGTCTTCTGCCTGCTGGCGGGCTTCCTGATCATGCTTGCCGCGGCAGCGCATGACGGGGCCAGGGCCGAAGGGCAGTCCATGCCTCCGGTCTTGATCGGGGAACCCGCATCCGGGTTCGCCCTGTTTGGGCCGGGAGCCGAAGATCGCTTGCCGACTTACGTCGGCACCCTGTCGGCCGACTCCGTGATTGCCAATGCCACGGTTGGCCTGTCCCGACCTCCCGGTGCCATCCCCGTGATCCACACCGAGGGCACCCTCCCCGGCCGAGGCATCCGAGAGATCAGTGGCCGGGCGCGAGAGGACTTTCCGATCTCCCTGTCCCTGGGTCTCGCCTATCGGCTGACGGGCGAGCGTCGCTACGCGGAGCGCGCCGAGGTCTATCTGATGGCCTGGGCAGAGACCTATCGCTGGTCCTTCAACCCGATCGACGAAACCGGCTTCGATACCCTGATCATGACGACGGATCTCGTAAGCGACGCCCTGACGCCGGAGGGCAAGACGCGGATCGACGCCTTCTGGCGAGCCCTTTCGGTCGGTTACCTGGACGCCATGGACGGCACCCCGATCAATGCCGGCACGAACTGGCAGAGTCACAGGATCAAGCTGGCGACCCTTGCGGCCTATCGCGTTGGCGACCCGGTGCTGATCGAACGTGCCCGGGCCGCCTATCGCCGCCACGTCAGCAACAACATTCTCGCCGACGCGACCGTCCACGACTTCCACGAGCGTGACGCGATCCACTACGTCACCTACAATCTGGATCCCTTGATGACGGCGGCTCTGGCGGCAAGGGTGCATGGCGAGGATTGGTTCGGATGGCGGAACCCTGCCGGTGCAAGCGCACGCGATGCCGTCTCCTGGCTCCTCCCCTACGCGGATGGCAGGCTGACCCATCAGGAGTTCGTCAACTCCCGGATCAAGTTTGACGCAGACAGGGCGCGAGCCGGGCAGCCGGGCTATGCGGGAATGTGGGACCGCGCCGGCGCGATCAACACCCTGGGCATTGCCAGCTTGCTGGAGCCCGGATTCTGCGACCCGTACGACGCTCTGAAACAGGCGACCGGTCGTCCCGCAGCCGTCTGGATCGATTGGCTCGGGCCAGCGTCGGCAAACCTGGCCGTCTGCGCGCCTCCACGCCGGACGTGA
- a CDS encoding aldose epimerase family protein: MTGPVLDRRLFAGGLAALPVSACAILRPSGPTPVAAGVTVSDFGTTDMGEPVRLFTLTNRAGHTAKIMTWGAAVTSLTMPDRTGVLADIVLGLDTHADYVARSRNFGVTIGRYAGRIAGGRFDLDGRTVQLDTGGAAHSSHGGPVGFSKRNWTGRVDETAAGPGVAMTLVSADGDQGFPGELVITVTYRLTHDDRLTLTFEATTTRPTVLNPTHHSYFNLSGAADRLVLDHVVTIDADRFTAFGPDKIVTGELRSVAGTPLDFRRPKPVGRDLATPDEQMTIGGGYDHNFVVRGPQGTLRRAARVDHPASGRRLELWTTEPGVQFYTANAVEMIGRGGVPYHPRCGLCLEPQHFQNSPNRPEFPSTVLRPGETYRSASEYRFGLSG; the protein is encoded by the coding sequence ATGACGGGACCCGTTCTTGACCGTCGCCTGTTTGCCGGTGGCCTGGCCGCCCTCCCTGTGTCGGCCTGTGCGATCCTCCGGCCGTCCGGGCCAACTCCCGTCGCCGCCGGCGTGACCGTGTCCGATTTCGGAACGACGGACATGGGGGAACCGGTCAGGCTGTTCACGCTGACGAACCGGGCGGGCCACACGGCGAAGATCATGACCTGGGGTGCGGCGGTGACGTCCCTGACCATGCCTGACCGGACCGGAGTCCTGGCCGATATCGTCCTCGGCCTCGATACCCATGCGGACTATGTCGCGCGCTCGCGGAACTTCGGAGTGACGATCGGCCGTTACGCAGGCCGGATCGCCGGCGGCCGGTTCGACCTGGATGGCCGTACGGTCCAGCTCGACACCGGCGGCGCGGCCCACAGTTCTCACGGCGGCCCGGTCGGCTTTTCGAAGCGCAACTGGACCGGACGTGTCGACGAGACGGCTGCAGGCCCCGGCGTGGCGATGACCCTTGTCAGCGCCGACGGCGATCAGGGCTTTCCCGGCGAACTGGTCATCACCGTCACCTACCGGCTGACCCATGACGATCGCCTGACCCTGACATTCGAGGCGACGACGACCCGGCCGACGGTCCTCAACCCGACCCATCACAGCTATTTCAACCTGTCCGGTGCCGCCGATCGACTGGTCCTGGACCATGTCGTCACGATCGACGCCGACCGGTTCACCGCCTTCGGACCCGACAAGATCGTCACCGGCGAACTGAGGTCGGTGGCCGGCACGCCGCTGGACTTCCGCCGACCCAAGCCGGTCGGCCGCGACCTCGCGACGCCCGATGAGCAGATGACGATCGGCGGCGGCTACGATCACAACTTCGTCGTTCGCGGGCCGCAAGGGACACTGCGGCGCGCCGCCCGGGTGGATCACCCCGCCAGCGGGCGCCGGCTGGAGCTCTGGACCACCGAACCCGGCGTTCAATTCTATACTGCGAACGCGGTTGAGATGATCGGCCGGGGCGGCGTCCCCTATCATCCGCGCTGTGGCCTGTGCCTTGAACCCCAGCACTTTCAGAACAGCCCGAACCGGCCCGAGTTTCCGTCCACCGTCCTCCGCCCGGGAGAGACCTATCGCTCCGCCAGCGAGTACCGCTTCGGCCTTTCGGGCTGA
- a CDS encoding glycoside hydrolase family 88 protein has translation MAEAPPPTSISTTSPAWSAGVLEVVTPLVERRLAAKGQGRIEADHPLLPLGLDALGRASGDPRYSTAAAQAEVPGAEALPIAMPLICAGSDCRTDDLLRGSDLWVGPWAGEAGRAKVASLDPAFRRLALTLFDREALLFHANEDAIGERHFDATINATAFAALTRMVDALPDEDLARLEYVALYREMARTVTRTQGPDGLWHARLDDGSTPADMGASALFVFGLTWGLNTGMLSFNEGESAALNGWDALQTSARFAAFENDDAALGALLLASAQMAERRW, from the coding sequence GTGGCGGAGGCCCCGCCACCGACATCGATTTCAACGACCAGCCCGGCCTGGAGCGCCGGTGTGCTGGAGGTCGTCACACCGCTGGTCGAGCGACGTCTGGCGGCGAAGGGGCAAGGACGGATCGAGGCGGACCATCCCCTTCTGCCACTCGGCCTGGACGCCCTCGGACGGGCAAGCGGCGACCCGCGATACTCCACCGCGGCCGCACAGGCCGAAGTGCCCGGAGCGGAAGCACTCCCGATCGCAATGCCCCTCATCTGCGCCGGGTCTGACTGTCGGACCGACGATCTGCTCCGGGGTTCCGATCTCTGGGTCGGGCCATGGGCGGGCGAGGCGGGACGGGCCAAGGTCGCTTCGCTCGACCCGGCTTTCCGGCGTCTGGCGCTGACCCTCTTCGACCGCGAGGCCCTGCTTTTTCATGCCAATGAAGACGCCATCGGCGAACGGCATTTCGACGCCACGATCAACGCGACGGCCTTCGCCGCCCTGACGCGAATGGTGGACGCCTTGCCCGATGAAGACCTGGCCCGCCTCGAGTATGTCGCCCTGTACCGTGAGATGGCACGCACGGTCACCCGCACCCAGGGGCCTGACGGCTTGTGGCACGCCCGCCTCGACGATGGGTCGACGCCAGCCGATATGGGCGCCTCGGCGCTGTTCGTGTTCGGGCTGACATGGGGTCTGAACACGGGAATGCTGAGCTTCAACGAGGGCGAGAGCGCGGCCCTCAACGGCTGGGACGCTCTTCAGACCTCTGCCCGTTTCGCGGCATTCGAAAACGATGACGCGGCCCTGGGAGCGCTTTTGCTCGCCTCGGCCCAGATGGCGGAACGCCGATGGTAG